A genomic region of Pelodiscus sinensis isolate JC-2024 chromosome 1, ASM4963464v1, whole genome shotgun sequence contains the following coding sequences:
- the ZCRB1 gene encoding zinc finger CCHC-type and RNA-binding motif-containing protein 1 isoform X2 — translation MKDKETRKSKGVAFILFLDKESAQNCSRALNNKQLFGRVIKASIAIDNGRAAEFIRRRNYFDKSKCYECGETGHLSYACPKNMLGEREPPKKKEKKKRKKIVEPEEELEEEEESEDEGEDPALDSLSQAIAFQQAKIEEEQQRWKQPPGEPSTSDDSRRPRIKKSAYFSDEEELSD, via the exons ATGAAGGACAAAGAAACCAGGAAGAGTAAAGGAGttgcatttattttgtttttggatAAAGAATCTGCACAAAACTGTTCTCGGGCACTTAACAACAAACAA tTATTTGGAAGAGTAATAAAAGCGAGTATTGCTATTGACAATGGAAGAGCAGCGGAATTCATCCGTAGGCGTAACTACTTCGATAAATCTAAATGTTATGAATGTGGG GAAACAGGACACTTAAGTTATGCTTGTCCTAAAAATATGCTAGGAGAGCGTGAGCctccaaaaaagaaagaaaagaagaaaaggaagaaaatagtTGAACCAGAAGAAGAACT tgaggaagaagaagaaagtgAAGATGAGGGTGAAGACCCTGCCCTGGATAGCCTCAGCCAGGCCATAGCTTTTCAG CAAGCCAAAATTGAAGAAGAGCAGCAAAGATGGAAACAGCCTCCAGGGGAACCTTCAACATCTGACGATTCAAGAAGGCCACGGATTAAAAAAAGTGCCTATTTTAGTGATGAGGAAGAACTTAGTGACTGA